Part of the Diabrotica virgifera virgifera chromosome 6, PGI_DIABVI_V3a genome, CTTTTAATAAGTAAATCCTCCACTAAAGGAATGGTTTCATCTCTAGGTACAttagtaaacaaattacttacaTCAAAAGAAACTAGAAAGAAGTCTCTAGGTAAGTTTAAAACTGACAGCTTATTTACTAAATCGGTAGAATTTTTGACAGAATAAGAAGGTTGTAAAGTTATTGTAGATTGTAAAATGGAATTAATGAATTTAGACAATGTAACAACTGGTGTGTTGTAAAAGCTAACCACTGGTCTCATAGGAACATTCGGTTTGTGAATTTTTGGTAAACCATATAGTCTAGGTATTTGAGGATTTGACAAAATGAAGGTTTTTTCTTTCGTTTTATGTAATTGTAGGAAATCTTTATGTTTAGATAAGGTATTTTTTAGGTTAGTGATTAATTTATTTAGAGGATTTCTATCTAAAATGTCAAAGTTGTTATTTCTTAAAAACTCTTCAGTTTTCTGAACATAATCACTATGATGCATGATGATGAGGCAGTTGCCTTTGTCAGCTTTAGTTATGATGAGGTTATTACTTTTCAGTTTGAAGGATAATTGTCTAATCAAATGGAGTTGtttaaaacatttggttttaatgTTATTAACATTGTTATTAAATTTGATCAGATCTTTTTGTAAAGAAAGAAAACAATTGCTTTTTAAGTTAGTTTTAGAAATGTTGTCTAAAGGTAAGCTTTCTATTACGGTATCAATGTCAACTGAAAATTCCTCAACCATTTTATTGTTAAAAGGTACTAGAGTAGAGAATTTTAACCCGTTGGACAGAAAATCAAGTTCTTTATTAGTGAAAGAGCAAGTTGACAAGTTAACTGTACGTTTGTGAAATCTAAACTTAAAGGAACCCATCAATCTATTAGTGTTTTGACTATTACTGTTgagattatttttcttttttatcaaaTTGTGAAGCTTGTTATTTACTCTATTGAATTTGGACTGTTTTATGTACTCTAAATTATCTAAATGATTGGCTATGGAATCTCTGAAATTATCAAACGGAACCTCTCTTACAATGTTGTCATAAAGTATTTTAAGCTGAACATTAATCTTATCTAAATGAGCATGATGTTTACAAAGTTCTTTTTGAAGAAATTTCCTTTCTATTTGTGACTTAAAATTAAGAGTAGCAGTGGAAGGTACCTTACATTTTGCAAAAGTTGGTGTAACTTTGAATTTAATGCATTTGTGGATGAACCAAATGTCGATGTTCAGCAACTCTCTCTTCTTTGACAGTCTTAGGTATTTACTAAAGTCAACTACCATACTGTAGATAATgaatagaaaaagactgtttgacttgtacacacttctatataaatctaaacgggaactggtgtatgttttcaaaagactgatagtgtgtaaattaatttattaaatcagctaagtactttcagcatattaatgccatcatcagagctatcctataaaaagactaagttgaaaaatcttattcataaaaaattataaagtgaaacttacgtcttataggtgtaaaaacctcaaaagaagagaaaacttcgaacaaacacattctatatattaaaaattaacccagggatataaccactggttagggtaaaaaacccttaaatgttaaaaatcacatttaatgtgtttttttacAAAATGGCCACCATTCGTACAAAgaacagctgttactgacaatattcAAAACGACAGCCTGCTGACGGAAACAATAGTTCCTAGCGACATCTgtgttattaaaattgtttaaaatttttgaaaatgactaaGTTGTCATATGTAGTTAACTAATTGGTATGACGTTAAAGTTAATATGAAAGactaaagttaaatttaaatgacaattgttaagtttaaattaaagttaaatgtgaaaataatcaaattatcaaagtattattaattattaaaaaaaccaaacaaccagtcagttctgaccaaatatagaagtgagatagatgaaaaccaaggagaagcaccgttggacaagctcagagttccaaaactgtttgaaaacaatattattattaaaaaagccaaatcgaaaatatttaatttaattgtaatcaatgaaagaaaattcaaatatgttataaagtaatgttcaaaaaactagagcaattgttgggcatgctgaatataacagtattaaagaaacttcttaaagattggatcaaatttacaatttaattgaacttgggtgttaacacaattttgaggatttctttttaattccctgctaatttctaagtcttctaataaattcatttttgtatagttgttaatgggtatactatgtagaatcctactatctctttggggaCTGAAGTTATGTTTAGAAGCATGTAAGTGATTGCCAAAACTAGATTTGTCAATCTTAGACAAATGTTCTTTGATGCGTGTTTCCAAAGGTCGCATAGTTCTCCCCACATATAGCCAAAATCCTAAATAACATCCCCAACCTTAAACTATCATTCAAATGTAAGGAAAAtatcaaatctattttttctcacaccaaagataaaattggaaaaacatcaaaaagtGGTATATACAAA contains:
- the LOC126886857 gene encoding uncharacterized protein LOC126886857, which produces MVVDFSKYLRLSKKRELLNIDIWFIHKCIKFKVTPTFAKCKVPSTATLNFKSQIERKFLQKELCKHHAHLDKINVQLKILYDNIVREVPFDNFRDSIANHLDNLEYIKQSKFNRVNNKLHNLIKKKNNLNSNSQNTNRLMGSFKFRFHKRTVNLSTCSFTNKELDFLSNGLKFSTLVPFNNKMVEEFSVDIDTVIESLPLDNISKTNLKSNCFLSLQKDLIKFNNNVNNIKTKCFKQLHLIRQLSFKLKSNNLIITKADKGNCLIIMHHSDYVQKTEEFLRNNNFDILDRNPLNKLITNLKNTLSKHKDFLQLHKTKEKTFILSNPQIPRLYGLPKIHKPNVPMRPVVSFYNTPVVTLSKFINSILQSTITLQPSYSVKNSTDLVNKLSVLNLPRDFFLVSFDVSNLFTNVPRDETIPLVEDLLIKSNINRVSIPHLLDLLKFCLSQDFFTFNDIIYRQAQGLAMGNPLSPLLADLFLNNLEVNIFDNNSSNQNSFQKILYWFRYVDDVLAIIDGNSTDAENILYLLNNLHPAINFTLETESNKSINFLDLTLTRMDSKLIFSVFRKPTQTDHTIPRSSNHPFQQKMASFYCYIHRLLSLPLSDTNFNSELDIIKQLAYSNGYSPTLVDNILNKLRSKRNRSLAYNPVLNNSTTAVMYRSISYIGYPSDNIAKILNNIPNLKLSFKCKENIKSIFSHTKDKIGKTSKSGIYKLSCGDCPVTYVGRTMRPLETRIKEHLSKIDKSSFGNHLHASKHNFSPQRDSRILHSIPINNYTKMNLLEDLEISRELKRNPQNCVNTQVQLNCKFDPIFKKFL